A single window of Thalassomonas viridans DNA harbors:
- a CDS encoding YhdP family protein produces the protein MSVSKVLNLWLNRLYKTIAILLVLIAVVISAMRLMLPYAHNYRQDLQEYLSNTYQSQILIGSLSMDWQGQGPVLVAKNVSLLQSDAVNVFIKSIDIHLDFWATIRARQLITHDFTLAGAKMVLDPALLLAQQDNQAEAPEFGKLTELFLEQIERFSLRNSQIILQTQEQSSTFLISYLDWVNEDSRHQAKGDVILDGITSNNLKVQLDINGSERSEMSGQVFLAANQVNITPWLADVLATEIDNTDSVLNFNAWLTIDKGVAGQLQLVLGDNEISWQDGQVRHQLAIREGQFLATDLNNFNQFSLQSSQLKLSVDQQELQPFSVQAQKLGSNLFTYLSYVDLSGLRHFSSLLVDSEEVNRVIAQLAPTGYLTDIYLQKQSDKLQLVADFNDISTEYGSGIPGIKHASGSVSLADQQLALDIHASNGALDFQQHFTRPIPYDSLSASVSAEISDNGWQLKAEEIRLFSPELELSGDLALAAPEGGEASMSLLASVVNVDAANAHYYYPHLLMGQDLVDYLKEGIVSGVIPQASVLFNGPLQRFPFTGPADGHSGIFTVDAELEKAVFKFDPLWPAITDFSANLNFTNDSMLISARGGELTGVKVAGVEAEIKSLSDEQLLTVAAPVNRVSPKAVTELMLLSPMKDSVGATLEELVVSGPVSGEFFLSIPLQDTDATLVRGVVDFADNQIALQAPEMDFSQVNGRLTFENDVLALDKLSLNWRGLPLTLKLAAQDKSDYYHTKIDIDAGWQDKLWLGQLPRELEKYGAGELNWQGELSLNMHHDGGFSYDFTLASDMAATELMLPEPFALPATGKTPFKAKVSGQLNQSTINANFGEQLSFYGVLNHEKVQFSRAHLVLGDETMLLPMDGFHITAKLDQAKVSQWQPLILDILDSLDSNTHEGNNLLAQPERIRGSVGSLDIVGQALTDVSFNLLDQDSWWLLQLNAKEARGQIKFYPDWYAQGIDIDADFLNLKTADAAEETLGQSAANLRAENDIIFANVPPMRVHCDACRLDELDFGELDFEIKHSGDDVIELKNFVARRDKTRLTLDGRWTHNLDSSATQMSGEFSTKDVEHEIEKLGFASIIKDSGGKVEFTASWPGGPQNYALDELDGDVKVRIDDGYLADVSDKGLRILSVLSLQSLVRKLTLDFRDIFSDGIFYSEIKGDFHIEQGVLYTDNTMMKGTAGDLAMKGNTRLGEELLDYRMSYKPNLTSSLPVLAWIATLNPVTFLAGIAIDEVFTSKVVSELNFELTGSITEPDLQLVDRKTKDVSVGRSTPPKIIETPAVTPEVSGEKKAGDQGGKLPINHLQQVKEIDG, from the coding sequence TTGAGTGTTTCAAAGGTATTAAATCTTTGGTTGAATCGCCTGTATAAAACCATAGCGATCTTGCTTGTGCTGATCGCGGTTGTGATCAGTGCCATGCGCCTTATGTTGCCTTATGCCCATAACTACCGGCAAGACCTTCAGGAATACCTGAGCAATACCTACCAGAGCCAGATTTTAATCGGCAGTTTATCCATGGACTGGCAGGGGCAGGGGCCTGTGCTGGTGGCGAAAAATGTCAGCCTGCTGCAATCGGATGCTGTAAATGTTTTTATTAAGAGCATAGATATCCACCTGGATTTTTGGGCTACTATCCGTGCCCGCCAGTTGATCACCCATGATTTTACCCTGGCGGGAGCCAAGATGGTGCTGGATCCCGCTTTATTGCTGGCGCAGCAGGACAACCAGGCAGAAGCGCCGGAGTTCGGCAAATTAACCGAGTTGTTTCTTGAGCAGATTGAGCGTTTTTCCCTGCGCAATTCCCAGATCATTTTGCAGACACAAGAGCAAAGCAGTACCTTTTTGATCAGCTACCTGGACTGGGTGAATGAGGACAGCCGCCATCAGGCGAAAGGGGATGTCATCCTCGACGGCATCACCTCAAACAATTTAAAAGTGCAGCTGGATATCAACGGCAGTGAGCGCTCGGAAATGTCCGGGCAGGTTTTCCTGGCCGCCAACCAGGTGAATATCACCCCCTGGCTTGCCGATGTGCTGGCAACCGAGATCGACAATACCGACTCGGTACTGAACTTTAATGCCTGGCTGACCATAGACAAAGGTGTTGCCGGCCAGCTGCAGCTGGTATTGGGTGACAATGAAATCAGTTGGCAGGACGGCCAGGTCCGCCACCAGCTTGCCATCAGGGAAGGACAGTTCCTGGCTACAGACCTGAATAACTTTAACCAGTTCAGTCTGCAGTCGTCGCAGCTGAAGTTAAGTGTCGATCAGCAGGAATTGCAGCCGTTTAGCGTACAGGCGCAAAAGCTGGGCTCTAACCTCTTTACTTATCTTTCTTATGTGGACTTGTCCGGGCTGAGGCATTTTTCTTCTTTGCTGGTGGACAGTGAAGAAGTCAACCGGGTGATCGCCCAACTGGCGCCCACGGGTTATTTAACCGATATCTACCTGCAAAAACAAAGCGACAAATTGCAGCTGGTGGCGGATTTTAATGATATCAGCACAGAGTACGGCTCAGGTATCCCGGGGATAAAACATGCCTCCGGCAGTGTTTCGCTGGCGGATCAGCAATTGGCCCTGGATATTCACGCCAGTAACGGCGCCCTGGACTTTCAGCAACATTTTACGCGCCCCATTCCCTATGACAGCTTAAGCGCCTCTGTTTCTGCCGAAATAAGCGATAACGGCTGGCAACTGAAGGCGGAGGAGATCCGCTTATTCTCGCCTGAACTGGAGCTTTCCGGCGACCTGGCGCTGGCAGCCCCCGAAGGCGGTGAGGCGAGCATGTCGCTGCTGGCGTCTGTGGTTAATGTCGATGCCGCCAATGCCCATTATTACTATCCCCATTTGTTGATGGGACAGGATCTGGTGGATTACCTGAAAGAGGGAATTGTCTCCGGCGTGATCCCCCAGGCGTCGGTATTATTTAACGGCCCGCTGCAGCGTTTTCCTTTCACCGGGCCGGCTGACGGACATAGCGGTATTTTTACCGTAGATGCCGAGCTGGAAAAAGCTGTCTTTAAATTTGATCCCCTGTGGCCGGCAATCACGGACTTTTCCGCCAACCTGAATTTTACCAACGACAGCATGTTGATCAGCGCACGCGGCGGCGAACTTACCGGCGTCAAGGTTGCCGGTGTTGAAGCCGAGATCAAAAGCCTGTCGGACGAACAGCTGCTGACGGTTGCTGCCCCGGTAAACCGGGTGTCTCCCAAGGCGGTTACCGAGCTGATGCTGTTAAGCCCGATGAAGGATAGCGTAGGGGCTACCCTGGAAGAGCTGGTGGTTTCCGGGCCCGTATCCGGCGAGTTTTTCCTGAGTATTCCGCTGCAGGATACGGATGCGACCCTGGTTCGCGGTGTGGTGGATTTTGCCGATAACCAAATTGCCCTGCAGGCGCCGGAGATGGACTTTAGCCAGGTGAACGGCCGGTTGACCTTCGAAAACGATGTCCTTGCCCTGGACAAATTAAGCCTGAACTGGCGCGGCCTGCCCTTAACTCTTAAGCTGGCGGCGCAAGATAAAAGCGATTATTACCACACGAAAATCGATATTGATGCCGGCTGGCAGGATAAACTCTGGCTCGGGCAGCTGCCCCGGGAGCTTGAGAAATATGGCGCAGGAGAGCTGAACTGGCAGGGGGAGCTGTCGCTGAATATGCACCATGACGGCGGGTTTTCTTATGACTTTACCCTGGCGTCCGATATGGCGGCCACCGAATTGATGTTACCTGAGCCCTTTGCCCTGCCGGCAACAGGGAAAACCCCGTTTAAGGCCAAGGTTTCCGGCCAGCTTAACCAGTCAACCATCAACGCCAACTTCGGCGAGCAACTGAGTTTTTACGGCGTACTCAACCATGAAAAAGTGCAGTTCTCCCGCGCCCATCTGGTGCTTGGGGACGAAACTATGCTTTTGCCTATGGACGGCTTCCATATTACCGCCAAGTTAGATCAGGCTAAGGTGAGCCAATGGCAACCCCTGATCCTGGATATCCTGGACAGTTTAGACAGCAATACCCATGAGGGAAATAACCTGTTGGCCCAGCCCGAGCGTATCCGTGGCTCGGTAGGCAGCCTGGATATCGTCGGGCAGGCATTAACCGATGTTTCATTTAACCTGCTGGATCAGGATAGCTGGTGGTTGCTGCAACTTAATGCCAAAGAAGCCCGCGGCCAAATCAAGTTTTATCCGGACTGGTATGCCCAGGGCATAGATATAGACGCCGATTTTCTCAACCTGAAAACGGCTGATGCTGCGGAAGAAACCTTAGGGCAAAGTGCGGCAAATCTCAGGGCCGAAAATGATATTATTTTCGCCAATGTGCCGCCGATGCGGGTGCATTGCGATGCCTGCCGTCTCGATGAGCTGGATTTCGGCGAGCTGGACTTTGAAATAAAGCATAGCGGCGACGATGTGATCGAACTGAAAAACTTCGTTGCCCGGCGCGATAAAACCCGGCTGACGCTGGACGGCCGCTGGACCCATAACCTGGACAGTTCGGCGACACAAATGAGCGGCGAATTCTCCACCAAAGATGTCGAGCATGAAATTGAAAAACTGGGTTTTGCCTCCATTATCAAAGACAGTGGCGGTAAAGTTGAATTTACCGCCAGCTGGCCGGGAGGGCCGCAAAACTATGCCCTGGATGAGCTCGACGGGGATGTCAAAGTCCGTATTGACGACGGCTACCTGGCGGATGTCAGCGACAAGGGGCTGCGCATCCTGTCGGTACTCAGCCTGCAGTCCCTGGTACGGAAACTGACCCTGGATTTTCGCGATATTTTCAGCGACGGTATTTTCTATAGCGAAATCAAAGGCGATTTTCATATCGAGCAGGGCGTGTTATATACAGACAATACTATGATGAAAGGAACGGCAGGGGATTTGGCCATGAAAGGCAATACCCGGCTGGGAGAGGAATTGCTGGACTACCGTATGTCCTATAAGCCTAACCTGACGTCGAGTTTGCCGGTACTGGCCTGGATCGCCACCTTAAATCCGGTGACCTTTTTAGCCGGTATCGCCATAGATGAAGTGTTTACCTCTAAGGTAGTATCAGAACTTAATTTTGAATTAACCGGCAGCATTACCGAGCCGGATTTGCAGTTGGTCGACCGCAAAACCAAGGATGTCAGCGTTGGCCGTTCAACCCCGCCCAAGATCATTGAAACGCCCGCGGTCACACCTGAGGTCAGCGGCGAAAAGAAGGCGGGTGACCAGGGAGGCAAACTCCCCATAAACCATTTACAGCAAGTGAAGGAAATCGATGGCTAA
- the rng gene encoding ribonuclease G produces the protein MSAELLVNVTPSETRVALIENGVLQEVHVEREARRGLVGNIYLGKVIRVLPGMQAAFIDINLEKAAFLHASDINSKLITAKNDNDNDQVPDIRSLVHEGQYLMVQVVKDPLGTKGARLTTDLTIASRYLVLMPGAQHAGISQRIEDIKERSRLKGIVSEYCDDQHGFIVRTAAEGADEPDLQHDAEFLRRVWEKIQERKQRKVVKTPLYQDLSLAFRVIRDVVGISLERIRIDSKLSFDQLVDFTREFVPELTSVLEYYPGERPIFDLFDTEQEIQRALHRKIELKSGGSLIIDQTEAMTTIDINTGAYVGHRNLEETIFSTNIEATQAIARQLRLRNLGGIIIIDFIDMNNEEHKHRVLHSLEQAMSKDKVKFSVHGFSSLGLVEMTRKRTRESLEHVLCSECSVCSGRGNLKTVETVCFEILREIVRVNRAYDADKFIVYASSQVSEFLVNDEYHNLAELEVFIGKLIKVQTEPMYNQEQFDVIMM, from the coding sequence GTTATCCGGGTATTGCCGGGGATGCAGGCGGCGTTTATCGATATCAACCTTGAAAAGGCCGCTTTTTTACATGCCTCGGATATCAATTCCAAGCTGATCACCGCGAAAAACGATAATGACAATGATCAGGTCCCGGATATCCGCAGCTTAGTGCATGAAGGCCAGTACCTGATGGTGCAGGTGGTTAAAGACCCGCTAGGTACTAAAGGCGCCAGGTTAACCACAGATCTCACCATAGCTTCCCGTTATTTGGTGCTGATGCCGGGAGCCCAGCACGCGGGGATTTCTCAGCGTATTGAGGATATTAAAGAAAGAAGCCGCTTAAAAGGCATCGTCAGCGAATATTGTGACGACCAGCATGGCTTTATTGTCAGGACCGCCGCCGAAGGCGCGGATGAGCCGGATTTGCAGCATGATGCCGAGTTTTTGCGCCGGGTCTGGGAAAAAATACAGGAACGAAAACAAAGAAAAGTGGTCAAAACTCCCCTGTACCAGGATTTATCCCTGGCCTTTCGGGTGATCCGGGATGTGGTGGGGATCTCGCTGGAACGTATCCGTATCGATTCTAAGCTGAGCTTTGATCAGCTGGTGGATTTTACCCGGGAGTTTGTTCCCGAGCTGACTTCGGTACTGGAATATTATCCCGGGGAAAGGCCCATTTTTGATCTCTTTGATACCGAGCAGGAGATCCAGCGGGCCCTGCACAGGAAAATTGAACTGAAATCCGGCGGCTCTTTGATTATCGATCAAACCGAAGCCATGACCACCATAGATATCAATACCGGGGCTTATGTCGGTCACCGCAACCTGGAAGAAACGATTTTCAGTACCAATATCGAAGCGACCCAGGCCATTGCCCGCCAGTTAAGGCTGCGCAACCTGGGGGGCATCATTATTATCGACTTTATCGATATGAATAATGAAGAGCACAAGCACAGGGTATTGCACAGCCTGGAGCAGGCGATGTCCAAGGACAAGGTGAAGTTCAGCGTGCACGGTTTCTCTTCCCTGGGGTTGGTGGAAATGACCCGCAAGCGTACCCGGGAAAGCCTGGAGCATGTGCTGTGCAGCGAATGCAGCGTCTGTTCCGGCCGCGGCAATTTAAAAACCGTGGAAACCGTCTGTTTTGAAATCCTGCGGGAAATCGTCCGGGTTAACCGGGCCTATGACGCCGATAAGTTTATTGTTTATGCGTCATCCCAGGTCAGCGAGTTTTTGGTGAACGACGAATACCATAACCTGGCAGAGCTGGAAGTGTTTATCGGCAAGCTGATTAAGGTGCAGACAGAGCCTATGTATAATCAGGAGCAGTTTGACGTCATCATGATGTGA
- the tldD gene encoding metalloprotease TldD has protein sequence MNNVEQELLGESQIDEAVLGRTLESFRQRQIDYADLYFQASQHESWMLEDGIVREGSYNIERGVGVRAISGEKTGFSYSDDISERSLKLAADAAKGIAHSGQSATVQAFKRQSPVLTYAAVEPLSSLTQEQKINLMHEVEAHARATDKRVQQVIVNLSGVYEKVLVAATDGTYATDIRPLVRLNCSVLVEENGKRERASSGGGGRTDYSYFFEAQNGKARYLAYAEEAVRQALVNLVAIDAPAGNLPVVLGAGWPGVLLHEAVGHGLEGDFNRKGSSAFSGKVGQQVTSEHCTIVDDGTLSNRRGSVNIDDEGTPGQYNVLIEKGILKGYMQDKHNAALMGVKPTGNGRRESYAHLPMPRMTNTYMLGGEHSPEDIIKSVKKGIYAPNFAGGQVDITSGKFVFTTSEAYLIENGEITSPVKGATLIGSGPEAMKNVSMVGNDLKLDAGVGICGKDGQSVPVGVGQPTVKVDEMTIGGTQ, from the coding sequence ATGAATAATGTTGAGCAGGAGCTGTTAGGCGAGAGCCAGATTGATGAAGCCGTTTTAGGCCGGACCCTTGAAAGTTTCCGGCAAAGACAAATTGATTACGCCGATCTGTATTTCCAGGCCAGTCAGCACGAGTCCTGGATGCTGGAAGACGGTATCGTCCGGGAAGGGTCATATAATATTGAACGCGGCGTCGGCGTCAGGGCGATTTCCGGTGAAAAAACCGGCTTTTCCTATTCCGATGATATTTCCGAGCGCTCCCTGAAACTGGCGGCGGATGCTGCCAAAGGCATAGCACACAGCGGCCAGAGCGCCACGGTTCAGGCATTTAAGCGCCAAAGCCCTGTGCTGACCTATGCTGCGGTTGAGCCGCTGTCGAGCCTGACCCAGGAGCAGAAAATCAATTTGATGCATGAGGTAGAAGCCCACGCCCGTGCGACAGACAAAAGGGTGCAGCAGGTTATCGTCAACTTGTCCGGCGTTTATGAAAAAGTGCTGGTGGCGGCAACCGACGGCACCTATGCCACGGATATACGTCCCTTGGTGCGCCTGAACTGCTCTGTGCTGGTGGAAGAAAACGGTAAACGCGAGCGGGCCAGCTCAGGCGGCGGCGGCCGTACCGATTACAGTTATTTCTTTGAAGCACAAAACGGTAAGGCCCGTTACCTGGCATATGCCGAAGAAGCGGTGCGCCAGGCGCTGGTGAACCTGGTGGCGATAGATGCGCCTGCCGGGAACCTGCCCGTGGTGCTCGGGGCCGGCTGGCCCGGGGTGTTATTGCATGAAGCGGTAGGCCATGGCCTGGAAGGGGACTTTAACCGTAAAGGTTCCTCGGCTTTCTCCGGCAAGGTCGGCCAGCAGGTAACGTCCGAGCATTGCACCATAGTTGACGACGGTACTCTCAGCAACCGCCGGGGCTCGGTAAACATCGACGATGAAGGTACCCCGGGGCAATATAATGTGCTGATCGAAAAAGGCATCCTTAAAGGTTATATGCAGGACAAACATAATGCCGCTTTGATGGGAGTTAAGCCCACGGGTAACGGCCGGCGTGAATCTTATGCCCACCTGCCGATGCCGAGGATGACCAATACCTATATGCTTGGCGGCGAGCACAGCCCTGAGGACATCATCAAGTCGGTGAAAAAAGGCATTTATGCCCCGAATTTTGCCGGCGGCCAGGTGGATATCACCTCAGGTAAGTTTGTCTTTACCACCTCGGAAGCCTATCTGATTGAAAACGGTGAAATTACCTCGCCGGTGAAAGGCGCTACCCTGATCGGCAGCGGTCCGGAAGCGATGAAAAATGTCAGCATGGTGGGCAATGATCTCAAGCTCGATGCCGGGGTGGGGATCTGCGGCAAGGACGGGCAAAGCGTGCCTGTGGGGGTCGGGCAGCCGACAGTCAAAGTCGATGAAATGACCATAGGCGGCACCCAGTAA
- a CDS encoding carbon-nitrogen hydrolase family protein, translated as MAKLSAVQLCSMPDVNANLDAIEQQLQSLDIADQHLVVVPECCLFFGARDVDQLTLAKATAEDDALRRGLAALAQKYRVYLVGGTVPTLAEPGDKFTNSSCVFSPQGEQLGRYDKIHLFDVHVQDNEKHYFESKYTQAGKSVEVVTTPFAKVGLSVCYDLRFPELYRQLRCRGADIITVPSAFTRVTGKAHWQTLLRARAIENQVFIVAANQEGVHKNGRETWGHSMIISPWGEILSGLETGIGVATAEYSSEELVKVRESIPVSEHNQFKTELMSYE; from the coding sequence ATGGCTAAATTATCAGCAGTTCAGTTGTGTTCCATGCCGGACGTTAATGCCAACCTGGATGCTATAGAGCAGCAGTTACAGTCCCTGGACATTGCCGACCAGCACCTGGTGGTGGTGCCCGAATGTTGTTTATTCTTTGGCGCCCGGGATGTCGACCAGTTAACCCTGGCAAAAGCAACCGCAGAAGATGATGCACTGCGCCGGGGGCTGGCGGCGCTGGCGCAAAAATACCGGGTATATCTGGTGGGGGGAACCGTGCCGACCCTGGCGGAGCCGGGGGATAAGTTTACCAACAGCAGCTGTGTTTTTTCGCCGCAGGGAGAGCAGCTGGGACGTTACGACAAGATTCATTTATTCGACGTACATGTCCAGGATAATGAAAAGCATTATTTTGAATCTAAATATACCCAGGCGGGAAAATCGGTGGAGGTGGTGACAACCCCTTTTGCCAAGGTGGGTTTGTCGGTTTGTTATGATTTACGTTTTCCGGAATTATACCGCCAGCTCAGATGTCGCGGCGCCGATATTATCACCGTGCCCAGCGCCTTTACCCGGGTGACGGGCAAGGCGCACTGGCAAACCCTGCTGCGGGCCAGGGCCATTGAAAACCAGGTGTTTATCGTGGCGGCAAACCAGGAAGGCGTGCATAAAAACGGCCGTGAAACCTGGGGCCACAGCATGATCATCAGCCCCTGGGGGGAAATCTTATCCGGCCTGGAAACCGGTATCGGCGTGGCGACTGCCGAATATTCAAGTGAAGAACTGGTCAAGGTGCGTGAAAGCATTCCAGTGTCTGAGCATAACCAATTTAAAACCGAGTTAATGTCTTATGAATAA